A part of Variovorax sp. HW608 genomic DNA contains:
- the rplV gene encoding 50S ribosomal protein L22, protein MSETRAVLRGVRLSVDKGRLVADLIRGKKVDQALNILQFTQKKAAVIVKKVLESAIANAEHNDGADIDELKVKTIYVEQGATLKRFTARAKGRGNRISKPTCHVYVTVGN, encoded by the coding sequence ATGTCTGAAACACGTGCAGTCCTCCGCGGCGTCCGCCTTTCGGTCGATAAGGGCCGTCTGGTCGCCGACCTGATCCGCGGCAAGAAGGTCGATCAAGCCCTCAACATCCTGCAATTCACGCAGAAGAAGGCCGCTGTGATCGTGAAGAAGGTGCTCGAGTCGGCCATCGCCAACGCCGAGCACAACGACGGTGCCGACATCGACGAACTGAAGGTCAAGACCATCTACGTCGAGCAAGGCGCCACGCTCAAGCGCTTCACCGCGCGCGCCAAGGGTCGCGGCAATCGCATCAGCAAGCCCACGTGCCATGTGTACGTGACGGTTGGCAACTAA
- the rpsS gene encoding 30S ribosomal protein S19, which produces MTRSLKKGPFVDHHLLAKADKAVTTKDKKPIKTWSRRSMVLPEFIGLTIAVHNGKQHVPVYITDQMVGHKLGEFALTRTFKGHPADKKVQKK; this is translated from the coding sequence ATGACTCGCTCTCTCAAGAAGGGTCCGTTCGTCGACCACCACCTGCTGGCGAAGGCCGACAAGGCCGTGACGACCAAGGACAAGAAGCCGATCAAGACCTGGTCGCGTCGCTCGATGGTCCTGCCCGAGTTCATCGGCCTGACCATTGCCGTGCACAACGGCAAGCAGCACGTGCCTGTGTACATCACCGACCAGATGGTCGGCCACAAGCTCGGCGAATTTGCGCTCACGCGCACGTTCAAGGGCCACCCCGCGGACAAGAAAGTCCAGAAGAAGTAA
- the rplB gene encoding 50S ribosomal protein L2 — protein MAVIKQKPTSPGQRGAVKISRDHLYKGAAHAPLLESQFQKAGRNNNGHITTRHKGGGHKHHYRVVDFVRNKDGIPAKVERIEYDPNRTAHIALVCYADGERRYIIAPRGLEAGATLLSGSEAPIRAGNTLPIRNIPVGSTIHCIELQPGKGAQIARSAGTSATLLAREGVYAQVRMRSGEVRRVHVECRATIGEVANEEHSLRQLGKAGVKRWMGIRPTVRGVVMNPIDHPHGGGEGRTGEGRHPVDPWGNLTKGYRTRNNKRTQVFIVSRRKK, from the coding sequence ATGGCCGTCATCAAGCAGAAACCCACTTCGCCGGGTCAACGCGGTGCAGTGAAGATTTCGCGCGACCACCTGTACAAGGGTGCAGCGCACGCGCCTCTGCTGGAATCGCAATTCCAGAAGGCCGGCCGCAACAACAACGGTCACATCACGACCCGTCACAAGGGCGGTGGCCACAAGCACCACTACCGCGTGGTGGACTTCGTGCGCAACAAGGACGGCATCCCGGCCAAGGTCGAACGCATCGAGTACGACCCGAACCGCACCGCCCACATCGCCCTCGTTTGCTATGCAGACGGCGAGCGTCGCTACATCATCGCCCCGCGCGGCCTGGAAGCCGGCGCAACGCTGCTGAGCGGTTCGGAAGCCCCGATCCGCGCCGGCAACACGCTGCCGATCCGCAACATCCCCGTGGGTTCGACGATCCACTGCATCGAGCTGCAGCCCGGCAAGGGCGCGCAGATCGCCCGCTCGGCCGGTACCTCGGCCACGCTGCTGGCCCGTGAAGGCGTCTACGCCCAGGTCCGCATGCGTTCGGGCGAAGTCCGCCGCGTGCACGTCGAGTGCCGCGCGACCATCGGTGAAGTCGCCAACGAAGAGCACAGCCTGCGCCAGCTCGGCAAGGCCGGTGTGAAGCGCTGGATGGGTATCCGCCCGACCGTTCGCGGCGTGGTGATGAACCCGATCGATCACCCGCACGGTGGTGGCGAAGGCCGCACTGGTGAAGGCCGTCATCCGGTTGACCCATGGGGCAACCTGACCAAGGGTTATCGCACCCGCAACAACAAGCGCACGCAGGTCTTCATCGTGTCGCGTCGCAAGAAGTAA
- the rplW gene encoding 50S ribosomal protein L23: MNPTPQQRQFDEGRLMNVLVAPIVSEKATMVGEKSNAVTFKVLQDATKPEIKAAVELMFKVEVQGVSVLNTKGKTKRFGKSVGRRDNVRKAYVTLKAGQELNLVGEGA; this comes from the coding sequence ATGAACCCTACCCCCCAGCAGCGTCAGTTCGACGAAGGTCGCCTGATGAACGTGCTGGTCGCCCCGATCGTGTCCGAGAAGGCCACGATGGTCGGCGAAAAGTCGAACGCAGTCACCTTCAAGGTGCTGCAGGATGCCACCAAGCCCGAGATCAAGGCGGCCGTTGAACTGATGTTCAAGGTCGAAGTCCAGGGCGTGTCGGTGCTCAACACCAAGGGCAAGACCAAGCGCTTCGGCAAGTCCGTCGGCCGCCGCGACAACGTTCGCAAGGCCTATGTGACGCTGAAGGCCGGTCAAGAGCTCAACCTCGTCGGGGAAGGCGCTTAA
- the rplD gene encoding 50S ribosomal protein L4 produces MELELLNEQGQAASKFDAPETVFGRDYNEDLVHQIVVAYQANARQGTRAQKDREQVKHSTKKPFKQKGTGRARAGMTSSPLWRGGGRIFPNMPDENFTQKINKKMYRAGMASIFSQLAREGRLAVVDSIKVDSPKTKALAAKFKAMNLESVLVIAEEVDENLYLASRNLVNVLVVEPRYADPVSLVHYKKVLVTKGAVDKLKEMFA; encoded by the coding sequence ATGGAACTCGAACTCCTGAATGAGCAGGGCCAGGCGGCGTCGAAGTTCGACGCGCCCGAGACCGTGTTCGGCCGTGACTACAACGAAGACCTGGTTCACCAGATCGTCGTTGCCTACCAGGCCAATGCACGCCAAGGCACGCGCGCCCAGAAGGACCGCGAGCAGGTCAAGCACTCGACCAAGAAGCCTTTCAAGCAAAAGGGAACGGGCCGCGCCCGTGCCGGTATGACTTCCTCGCCGCTGTGGCGCGGGGGTGGCCGCATCTTCCCGAACATGCCTGACGAAAACTTCACGCAGAAGATCAACAAGAAGATGTACCGCGCCGGCATGGCCTCCATCTTCTCGCAGCTCGCTCGCGAAGGCCGTCTGGCTGTGGTCGATTCGATCAAGGTCGATTCGCCCAAGACCAAGGCGCTGGCCGCCAAGTTCAAGGCGATGAATCTCGAGTCCGTGCTCGTGATCGCCGAGGAAGTCGACGAGAACCTGTATCTGGCATCGCGCAACCTGGTGAACGTGCTCGTCGTCGAGCCGCGTTACGCCGACCCGGTTTCGCTGGTCCACTACAAGAAGGTGCTGGTCACCAAGGGTGCCGTCGACAAGCTCAAGGAGATGTTCGCATGA
- the rplC gene encoding 50S ribosomal protein L3: MSLSNSLGLLGRKVGMMRLFTDDGDAVPVTVVDVSNNRVTQIKSQENDGYVALQVTFGSRKASRVTKPEAGHLAKAGVEAGEIIREFRVTADAAAQHKAGGAIAVGSVFAVGQKVDVQGTSIGKGYAGTIKRHNMGSQRASHGNSRSHNVPGSIGMAQDPGRVFPGKRMTGHLGDVTVTTQNLDVIRIDEARQLLLIKGAIPGSKGGFVTVRPAIKAKPQAAEGAK, from the coding sequence ATGAGTCTGAGCAATTCCCTCGGGTTGCTGGGCCGCAAGGTGGGGATGATGCGTCTCTTCACCGATGACGGGGACGCAGTTCCCGTCACGGTGGTGGACGTGTCCAACAACCGCGTGACCCAGATCAAATCCCAAGAGAACGATGGCTACGTCGCACTTCAAGTGACGTTCGGTTCGCGCAAGGCATCGCGCGTGACCAAGCCCGAAGCCGGCCACCTCGCCAAGGCGGGCGTCGAAGCTGGCGAAATCATCCGCGAATTCCGCGTGACCGCCGATGCCGCTGCCCAGCACAAGGCGGGTGGCGCGATCGCCGTCGGCAGCGTCTTCGCCGTGGGCCAGAAGGTCGACGTGCAAGGCACCTCGATCGGCAAGGGCTACGCCGGCACGATCAAGCGCCACAACATGGGTTCGCAGCGCGCCTCGCACGGTAACAGCCGTTCGCACAACGTTCCTGGCTCCATCGGTATGGCGCAGGACCCCGGCCGCGTGTTCCCGGGCAAGCGCATGACGGGCCACCTGGGCGACGTCACCGTCACGACCCAGAACCTCGATGTGATCCGTATCGATGAAGCGCGTCAGTTGCTCCTGATCAAGGGTGCGATTCCGGGCTCGAAGGGTGGCTTTGTCACCGTGCGTCCGGCCATCAAGGCCAAGCCGCAAGCCGCTGAAGGAGCCAAGTAA
- a CDS encoding carboxypeptidase-like regulatory domain-containing protein: protein MKRIGVRHVLATTALALLAACGGGGGGGSNLAALATVGIPGATTVTLSGVVTYDSVPNPSGALVYAATTQKPVRGAVVEILNSASSVIATTGTDANGAYSVSLPSSTAVVVRVKAQMSQGGTGPTWDVTVRDNTQSNAIYAMESPSFSTGTAALTRNVNAPSGWTGASYGATRVAAPFAVLDTIYSTQAKVLSVAPGTAFPSLRVFWSVNNLPASGDPTQGQIGTTFFGSDSAGRVIYVLGKENVDTDEYDATVVAHEWGHYYQSAFSRDDSPGGSHALSDLVDRRVAFSEGWGNAWSGIALGRSNYTDSAGAGQAQGANLDLTVGPGSNPGWYREASIHSILWNLNNQVGFKPIHDTLTGSFKSGLPVTSIHPFTAAFNAAAPGSSSALAGLLAGQNISTAPNDPFGVSETNNGTVSQALPMYVNGLSPACVTNKAGSGNKLGSYVYLRFSVATAGSHQISVSGPTSPASDPDWVVYNGGQIAASDGFGTSETATVGLPAGESILVINDFNNSSANTCFSVTIN from the coding sequence ATGAAACGTATCGGGGTGAGACATGTGTTGGCGACGACGGCCTTGGCGCTTCTGGCCGCCTGTGGCGGCGGCGGAGGAGGGGGCAGCAACCTGGCCGCCCTGGCGACGGTGGGAATCCCCGGTGCGACCACCGTCACGCTGAGCGGCGTCGTGACCTATGACTCCGTTCCGAATCCCTCCGGCGCGCTCGTGTACGCGGCCACCACCCAGAAGCCGGTGCGCGGCGCGGTGGTCGAAATCCTGAACAGCGCCTCGTCCGTCATCGCGACGACCGGCACGGATGCGAATGGCGCATACTCGGTTTCGCTGCCTTCGAGCACTGCCGTCGTCGTTCGGGTCAAGGCCCAGATGTCGCAGGGCGGCACCGGCCCGACGTGGGACGTGACGGTGCGCGACAACACGCAGTCGAATGCGATCTACGCGATGGAATCGCCGTCGTTTTCGACCGGCACCGCAGCGCTCACGCGCAACGTGAACGCGCCCTCCGGCTGGACCGGCGCCAGCTACGGCGCCACCCGCGTGGCCGCACCCTTCGCGGTCCTCGACACGATCTACTCGACCCAGGCCAAGGTGCTGTCGGTCGCGCCCGGCACGGCATTCCCATCCCTGCGCGTGTTCTGGAGCGTCAACAACCTGCCCGCCAGCGGCGATCCGACCCAGGGGCAGATCGGGACGACGTTCTTCGGCAGCGACAGCGCGGGTCGCGTCATCTACGTGCTCGGCAAGGAGAACGTCGATACCGACGAATACGATGCCACGGTCGTCGCCCACGAATGGGGCCACTACTACCAGTCGGCGTTCAGCCGCGACGATTCCCCGGGTGGCAGCCACGCGTTGAGCGATCTCGTGGACCGCCGCGTCGCGTTCTCCGAGGGCTGGGGCAACGCCTGGTCGGGCATCGCGCTCGGCCGCAGCAACTACACGGACTCCGCCGGAGCGGGCCAGGCCCAGGGTGCCAACCTCGACCTGACGGTCGGGCCCGGCTCCAACCCGGGGTGGTACCGCGAAGCCTCCATTCACTCCATCCTGTGGAACCTCAACAATCAGGTCGGCTTCAAGCCCATCCACGACACCCTGACCGGATCGTTCAAGAGCGGACTGCCGGTGACTTCGATCCATCCCTTCACGGCCGCGTTCAACGCTGCTGCGCCGGGCAGCTCGTCGGCGCTGGCCGGATTGCTTGCCGGGCAGAACATCAGCACGGCGCCCAACGATCCCTTCGGCGTTTCCGAGACGAACAACGGAACGGTGTCGCAGGCCCTGCCGATGTACGTCAACGGCCTGAGCCCGGCCTGCGTCACGAACAAGGCAGGGTCCGGCAACAAGCTCGGCAGCTATGTCTATCTCCGCTTCAGCGTCGCCACGGCCGGAAGCCACCAGATCTCGGTCAGCGGTCCGACGTCCCCGGCCTCGGATCCCGATTGGGTCGTCTACAACGGCGGCCAGATCGCGGCATCGGACGGATTCGGCACGAGCGAGACCGCGACGGTCGGCCTGCCGGCCGGCGAGAGCATCCTGGTCATCAACGACTTCAACAATTCCTCGGCAAACACATGTTTCAGCGTGACCATCAATTGA
- the rpsJ gene encoding 30S ribosomal protein S10 encodes MATKQKIRIRLKAFDYKLIDQSAAEIVDTAKRTGAIVKGPVPLPTRMKRFDILRSPHVNKTSRDQFEIRTHQRLMDIVDPTDKTVDALMKLDLPAGVDVEIKLQ; translated from the coding sequence ATGGCCACCAAGCAAAAAATCCGCATCCGCCTGAAGGCGTTCGACTACAAGCTGATCGACCAGTCGGCTGCCGAGATCGTGGACACCGCCAAGCGCACCGGCGCCATCGTCAAGGGTCCGGTGCCGCTGCCGACCCGCATGAAGCGCTTCGACATCCTGCGCTCGCCGCACGTCAACAAGACCAGCCGCGACCAGTTCGAGATCCGCACGCACCAGCGTCTGATGGACATCGTCGATCCGACGGACAAGACGGTGGACGCGCTCATGAAGCTCGACCTGCCGGCCGGCGTGGACGTCGAGATCAAGCTCCAGTAA
- the tuf gene encoding elongation factor Tu, whose amino-acid sequence MAKGKFTRTKPHVNVGTIGHVDHGKTTLTAAIATVLSSKFGGEAKAYDQIDAAPEEKARGITINTAHVEYETANRHYAHVDCPGHADYVKNMITGAAQMDGAILVCSAADGPMPQTREHILLARQVGVGYIIVYLNKCDMVDDKELLELVEMEVRELLDKYEFPGDATPIIHGSAKLALEGDKGELGEGSIMKLAEALDTYIPTPERAVDGTFLMPVEDVFSISGRGTVVTGAVERGIIKVGDEIEIVGIRPTQKTTCTGVEMFRKLLDQGQAGDNVGVLLRGTKREEVERGQVLCKPGSIKPHTHFTAEVYVLSKDEGGRHTPFFNNYRPQFYFRTTDVTGSIELPKDKEMVMPGDNVSITVKLINPIAMEEGLRFAIREGGRTVGSGVVAKILDI is encoded by the coding sequence ATGGCAAAAGGAAAATTCACCCGCACGAAGCCGCACGTGAACGTGGGCACGATTGGTCACGTTGACCATGGCAAGACGACTCTGACGGCGGCGATCGCGACCGTGCTGTCGAGCAAGTTCGGCGGCGAAGCCAAGGCCTACGACCAGATCGACGCGGCGCCCGAAGAAAAGGCGCGTGGCATCACGATCAACACCGCGCACGTCGAGTACGAGACGGCCAACCGCCACTACGCGCACGTGGACTGCCCCGGCCACGCCGACTATGTGAAGAACATGATCACCGGCGCTGCCCAGATGGACGGCGCGATCCTGGTGTGCTCGGCCGCTGACGGCCCGATGCCCCAGACCCGCGAGCACATCCTGCTGGCCCGCCAGGTGGGTGTGGGCTACATCATCGTCTACCTGAACAAGTGCGACATGGTGGACGACAAGGAACTGCTCGAGCTGGTCGAGATGGAAGTTCGCGAACTGCTCGACAAGTACGAGTTCCCGGGCGATGCCACCCCGATCATCCACGGCTCGGCCAAGCTGGCGCTGGAAGGCGACAAGGGCGAGCTGGGCGAAGGCTCGATCATGAAGCTGGCCGAGGCGCTGGACACCTACATCCCCACGCCCGAGCGCGCGGTGGACGGCACGTTCCTGATGCCGGTGGAAGACGTGTTCTCGATCTCGGGTCGCGGCACGGTGGTGACCGGCGCTGTGGAGCGCGGCATCATCAAGGTCGGCGATGAAATCGAGATCGTCGGTATCCGTCCGACCCAGAAGACCACCTGCACGGGCGTGGAAATGTTCCGCAAGCTGCTGGACCAGGGCCAGGCTGGCGACAACGTGGGCGTGCTGCTGCGCGGCACCAAGCGCGAAGAAGTCGAGCGCGGCCAGGTGCTGTGCAAGCCCGGTTCGATCAAGCCGCACACGCACTTCACCGCCGAGGTGTACGTGCTGAGCAAGGACGAGGGCGGCCGCCACACGCCGTTCTTCAACAACTATCGCCCGCAGTTCTACTTCCGCACGACGGACGTGACCGGCTCGATCGAGTTGCCCAAGGACAAGGAAATGGTCATGCCCGGCGACAACGTGTCCATCACGGTGAAGCTGATCAACCCGATCGCCATGGAAGAAGGCCTGCGCTTCGCGATCCGCGAAGGCGGCCGCACCGTCGGCTCGGGCGTCGTGGCCAAGATCCTCGACATCTGA
- the fusA gene encoding elongation factor G yields MSRKTPIERYRNIGISAHIDAGKTTTTERILFYTGVTHKLGEVHDGAATTDWMEQEQERGITITSAAVTCFWKGMDRSFPEHRINIIDTPGHVDFTIEVERSMRVLDGAVMVYDSVGGVQPQSETVWRQANKYKVPRLAFVNKMDRIGANFFRVRQMMVDRLRANPVPIVIPIGAEDKFQGVVDLRKMKAIIWDEASQGMKFEFKEIPAELLEQAKEWREKMVESAAEASEELMNKYLEEGDLTEDEITLGLRTRTIAGEIQPMLCGSAFKNKGVQRMLDAVIELMPSPLDIPPVGGTDEDEKEVNRKPDDGEKFSALAFKLMTDPYVGQLTFVRVYSGVLAKGDTVYNPVKGKKERIGRIVQMHANERLEIEEIRAGDIAACVGLKDVTTGETLCDPDSVITLERMEFPEPVISQAVEPKTKADQEKMGIALQRLASEDPSFRVRSDEESGQTIISGMGELHLEIIVDRMKREFGVEANVGKPQVAYRETIRKTVEDAEGKFVRQSGGKGQYGHVVLKLEPNEAGKGFEFVDAIKGGVVPREYIPAVEKGVIEALTQGVLANYPVVDVKVTLHFGSYHDVDSNEMAFKMAAIFGFKEGARKANPVILEPMMAVEVETPEDYAGNVMGDLSSRRGMVQGMDDMVGGGKVIRAEVPLSEMFGYSTTLRSMSQGRATYTMEFKHYAEAPRNVAEAIVAARTK; encoded by the coding sequence ATGTCACGCAAGACCCCCATCGAGCGCTACCGCAACATCGGTATTTCGGCGCACATCGACGCCGGCAAGACCACCACGACCGAGCGCATCCTTTTCTACACCGGCGTCACCCACAAGCTGGGCGAAGTGCACGATGGTGCGGCGACCACCGACTGGATGGAGCAGGAGCAAGAGCGTGGCATCACGATCACGTCCGCAGCCGTGACCTGCTTCTGGAAGGGCATGGACCGCTCCTTCCCCGAGCACCGTATCAACATCATCGACACCCCCGGGCACGTGGACTTCACCATCGAGGTGGAGCGCTCGATGCGCGTGCTCGACGGCGCCGTGATGGTGTATGACTCGGTCGGCGGCGTTCAGCCCCAGTCCGAAACCGTCTGGCGCCAGGCCAACAAGTACAAGGTGCCGCGCCTGGCGTTCGTGAACAAGATGGACCGCATCGGCGCCAACTTCTTCCGCGTGCGCCAGATGATGGTCGACCGCCTGCGTGCGAACCCCGTTCCGATCGTGATTCCGATCGGCGCCGAGGACAAGTTCCAGGGCGTCGTGGACCTGCGCAAGATGAAGGCGATCATCTGGGATGAGGCTTCGCAGGGCATGAAGTTCGAGTTCAAGGAGATTCCGGCCGAGCTCCTGGAGCAAGCCAAGGAATGGCGCGAGAAGATGGTCGAAAGCGCGGCCGAGGCTTCCGAGGAGCTCATGAACAAGTACCTCGAAGAGGGCGACCTCACCGAGGACGAGATCACGCTCGGCTTGCGTACCCGCACGATCGCCGGCGAAATCCAGCCGATGCTGTGCGGCAGCGCGTTCAAGAACAAGGGCGTGCAGCGCATGCTCGACGCCGTGATCGAACTCATGCCGTCGCCGCTGGACATTCCGCCCGTCGGCGGAACGGACGAGGACGAGAAGGAAGTGAACCGCAAGCCGGACGACGGCGAGAAGTTCTCCGCCCTGGCGTTCAAGCTGATGACCGACCCCTATGTCGGCCAGTTGACCTTCGTGCGTGTGTATTCGGGCGTTCTGGCCAAGGGCGACACCGTCTACAACCCGGTCAAGGGCAAGAAGGAGCGCATCGGCCGTATCGTGCAGATGCACGCGAACGAGCGTCTCGAGATCGAAGAAATCCGCGCCGGCGACATCGCTGCCTGCGTGGGCCTGAAGGACGTCACCACGGGCGAAACCCTGTGCGATCCGGATTCCGTCATCACCCTCGAGCGCATGGAGTTCCCCGAGCCCGTGATCTCGCAGGCCGTCGAGCCCAAGACCAAGGCCGACCAGGAAAAGATGGGCATTGCGCTGCAGCGCCTGGCCTCGGAAGATCCGTCGTTCCGCGTGCGTTCCGACGAAGAATCCGGCCAGACCATCATCTCCGGCATGGGCGAGCTGCACCTCGAAATCATCGTCGACCGCATGAAGCGCGAGTTCGGCGTCGAGGCCAACGTCGGCAAGCCGCAGGTGGCCTACCGCGAAACCATCCGCAAGACGGTTGAAGATGCCGAAGGCAAGTTCGTGCGCCAGTCGGGCGGCAAGGGCCAGTACGGCCACGTCGTGCTCAAGCTCGAGCCGAACGAAGCCGGCAAGGGCTTCGAGTTCGTCGACGCGATCAAGGGCGGCGTGGTGCCGCGCGAGTACATCCCCGCGGTCGAGAAGGGTGTCATCGAAGCACTGACTCAGGGCGTGCTCGCCAACTATCCGGTGGTCGACGTCAAGGTCACGCTGCACTTCGGTTCGTACCACGACGTGGACTCGAACGAAATGGCGTTCAAGATGGCTGCGATCTTCGGCTTCAAGGAAGGCGCCCGCAAGGCCAACCCCGTGATCCTCGAGCCGATGATGGCCGTGGAAGTCGAGACGCCCGAAGACTACGCCGGCAACGTGATGGGCGACCTGTCCTCGCGTCGCGGCATGGTGCAGGGCATGGACGACATGGTCGGTGGCGGCAAGGTCATCAGGGCCGAGGTTCCGCTGTCGGAAATGTTCGGCTACTCCACGACGCTGCGCTCGATGTCGCAAGGACGTGCCACGTACACGATGGAGTTCAAGCACTACGCTGAAGCGCCTCGCAACGTCGCAGAAGCGATCGTCGCCGCTCGCACCAAGTAA
- the rpsG gene encoding 30S ribosomal protein S7 translates to MPRRREVPKREILPDPKYGNVELSKFMNVIMEGGKKAVAERIIYGALDQIEKKNPGKDPVEAFTIAINNVKPMVEVKSRRVGGANYQVPVEVRPVRRLALSMRWIKEAARKRGEKSMALRLANEIMEATEGRGGAMKKRDEVHRMAEANKAFSHFRF, encoded by the coding sequence ATGCCACGTCGTCGCGAAGTCCCCAAACGTGAAATCCTGCCGGATCCCAAGTACGGCAATGTCGAGCTGTCGAAGTTCATGAACGTGATCATGGAAGGCGGCAAGAAGGCGGTTGCAGAGCGCATCATCTACGGCGCCCTCGACCAGATCGAAAAGAAGAACCCGGGCAAGGACCCGGTGGAAGCCTTCACGATCGCCATCAACAACGTCAAGCCGATGGTCGAAGTGAAGTCGCGCCGCGTCGGTGGTGCGAACTACCAGGTGCCGGTCGAAGTGCGCCCGGTTCGCCGCCTGGCGCTGTCGATGCGCTGGATCAAGGAAGCCGCCCGCAAGCGCGGCGAGAAGTCGATGGCCCTGCGCCTGGCCAACGAGATCATGGAAGCCACGGAAGGCCGTGGCGGTGCCATGAAGAAGCGTGACGAAGTGCACCGCATGGCCGAGGCCAACAAGGCGTTCAGTCACTTCCGCTTCTAA
- the rpsL gene encoding 30S ribosomal protein S12, whose translation MPTINQLVRQGREVEKTKSKSPAMQNSPQRRGVCTRVYTTTPKKPNSALRKVAKVRLTNGFEVISYIGGEGHNLQEHSVVLVRGGRVKDLPGVRYHIVRGSLDLQGVKDRKQSRSKYGAKRPKKA comes from the coding sequence ATGCCAACCATCAATCAACTGGTGCGTCAGGGTCGCGAGGTCGAAAAGACCAAGTCGAAGAGCCCTGCCATGCAGAACTCGCCGCAGCGTCGTGGCGTCTGCACCCGGGTCTACACCACGACCCCCAAGAAGCCGAACTCGGCGCTGCGCAAGGTCGCCAAGGTGCGCCTGACCAACGGCTTCGAAGTCATTTCCTACATCGGCGGCGAAGGCCACAACCTCCAGGAACACAGCGTCGTGCTGGTTCGCGGCGGTCGTGTCAAGGATCTGCCGGGTGTTCGCTATCACATCGTGCGCGGTTCGCTGGACCTGCAGGGCGTCAAGGATCGCAAGCAGTCTCGCTCCAAGTACGGCGCGAAGCGTCCCAAGAAGGCCTGA
- a CDS encoding D-alanyl-D-alanine carboxypeptidase family protein — MSRFITALRAFAVAAALSFCIVAVAQVPAAPEIAARNYLLLDVTASQVLAQKDIDSPVEPGSLTKLMSAYLVFDALKSGKITLQQTLPVSTRAWKMPGSRMFIDPKMQVPVEDLLKGLIVQSANDATIALAEGVGGTVEHFVELMNEQARVLGLKNTTYKNPEGLAAPGHMTTARDLGTLATRLMRDFPQYMYFYAIKKYRLPGAPSTNDTNRNVLLFRDPTVDGLTTGHTDGAGYCMVVTAKRDFPNLSGGRRLLSIVLGAASENARANESQKLLNWGYTAFDAVRLFDANQPVATPPVWKGKESTVKLGRPNPIVVAVPAGTAGKIKTQVARPEPLVAPFTKYQPIGSLKVTLADEPVAEVPLVALEPVEQASVLGRAWDAIRLWIK, encoded by the coding sequence ATGAGTCGCTTCATCACGGCGCTGCGTGCGTTCGCGGTCGCTGCTGCCCTTTCCTTTTGCATCGTCGCCGTCGCGCAGGTGCCCGCAGCGCCGGAAATCGCCGCGCGAAACTACCTGCTGCTGGATGTGACGGCGAGCCAGGTGCTGGCGCAAAAGGACATCGACAGCCCGGTGGAACCGGGCTCGCTGACCAAGCTGATGTCCGCCTACCTGGTCTTCGACGCCCTGAAGTCCGGGAAGATCACGCTGCAGCAGACCCTGCCGGTCAGCACGCGCGCCTGGAAGATGCCGGGCTCCCGGATGTTCATCGATCCGAAGATGCAGGTTCCGGTCGAGGATCTGCTCAAGGGGCTGATCGTCCAGTCGGCCAATGACGCGACCATTGCATTGGCAGAAGGCGTCGGCGGCACGGTCGAGCATTTCGTCGAACTGATGAACGAGCAGGCAAGGGTGCTCGGGCTGAAGAACACCACGTACAAGAACCCGGAGGGTCTGGCCGCGCCGGGCCACATGACCACCGCGCGCGATCTCGGCACCCTGGCGACGCGGCTGATGCGCGACTTCCCGCAGTACATGTACTTCTATGCGATCAAGAAGTACCGCCTGCCGGGCGCGCCGTCGACCAACGACACCAACCGCAACGTGCTCCTCTTCCGCGATCCGACGGTCGACGGCCTGACGACCGGCCATACCGACGGCGCCGGCTATTGCATGGTCGTGACGGCCAAGCGCGACTTCCCGAACCTGAGCGGTGGCCGGCGCCTGCTGTCGATCGTCCTGGGTGCCGCCAGCGAGAACGCGCGCGCCAACGAATCGCAGAAGCTGCTGAACTGGGGCTACACCGCGTTCGACGCCGTGCGCCTGTTCGACGCGAATCAGCCCGTCGCGACGCCGCCGGTGTGGAAGGGCAAGGAAAGCACCGTCAAGCTGGGCCGGCCGAACCCGATCGTCGTGGCGGTTCCCGCGGGTACCGCGGGCAAGATCAAGACGCAGGTGGCGCGGCCCGAACCGCTGGTGGCGCCCTTCACCAAGTACCAGCCGATCGGCTCGCTCAAGGTCACCCTCGCGGACGAGCCGGTCGCGGAAGTCCCGCTGGTCGCCCTGGAGCCCGTGGAGCAAGCGAGCGTGCTCGGGCGAGCCTGGGATGCAATCCGCCTCTGGATAAAGTAG